A single region of the Bacteroides luhongzhouii genome encodes:
- the cydB gene encoding cytochrome d ubiquinol oxidase subunit II translates to MYIFLQQYWWLVVSLLGAILVFLLFVQGGNSLLFCLGKTEEHRKMMVNSTGRKWEFTFTTLVTFGGAFFASFPLFYSTSFGGAYWLWMIILFSFVLQAVSYEFQSKAGNLLGRKTYQTFLVINGVVGPVLLGGAVATFFTGSDFYINKANMTDTIMPVISHWGNGWHGLDALTNIWNVILGLAVFFLARVLGSLYFINNIDDKELNDKCRRAVRNNTVLFLVFFLSFVIRTLVSEGFAVNPETQEIYMQPYKYLTNFIEMPIVLALFLIGVVLVLFGIGKTLLKKTFDKGIWFTGIGTVLTVLSLLLVAGYNNTAYYPSYTDLQSSLTLANSCSSEFTLKTMAYVSILVPFVIAYIFYAWRSIDRHKITEKEMDEGGHSY, encoded by the coding sequence ATGTATATATTTTTGCAACAATATTGGTGGCTTGTCGTTTCCTTGCTGGGAGCCATACTCGTGTTCTTATTGTTTGTGCAGGGAGGTAATTCATTATTGTTCTGTCTGGGTAAAACCGAAGAGCATCGTAAGATGATGGTGAATTCTACCGGGCGTAAGTGGGAGTTTACGTTTACTACATTGGTGACGTTTGGAGGGGCTTTCTTTGCTTCTTTCCCGTTGTTTTACAGTACCAGTTTCGGTGGTGCTTATTGGCTTTGGATGATTATACTTTTCAGTTTTGTATTGCAGGCTGTCAGTTATGAGTTTCAGAGTAAGGCAGGAAATCTGTTAGGCAGAAAGACATATCAGACTTTCTTGGTGATTAATGGGGTAGTAGGTCCTGTGTTACTTGGCGGGGCGGTGGCTACTTTCTTCACCGGTTCTGATTTTTATATTAATAAGGCTAACATGACAGATACCATTATGCCGGTAATCAGTCATTGGGGAAATGGCTGGCACGGATTGGATGCGTTGACGAATATCTGGAATGTAATTCTCGGATTGGCTGTTTTCTTCCTTGCACGTGTATTGGGATCACTCTATTTCATTAATAATATTGATGATAAAGAGCTGAACGATAAATGTCGTCGTGCAGTACGCAATAACACAGTCTTGTTCCTTGTATTCTTTTTGTCATTTGTCATTCGTACATTGGTGTCCGAAGGCTTTGCCGTTAATCCGGAAACACAGGAGATTTACATGCAGCCATACAAGTATCTCACTAACTTTATCGAAATGCCGATAGTGCTGGCTTTATTCCTGATTGGGGTGGTACTGGTTCTTTTCGGTATCGGAAAGACATTGCTTAAAAAGACCTTTGATAAAGGTATCTGGTTTACAGGAATCGGTACAGTACTGACTGTTTTGTCTTTGCTATTGGTAGCAGGATATAACAATACTGCCTATTATCCGTCATACACTGACCTGCAAAGCTCATTGACATTAGCCAATAGCTGCTCCAGTGAATTTACACTGAAGACAATGGCTTATGTTTCCATTCTTGTTCCGTTCGTGATTGCTTATATTTTCTACGCTTGGCGTAGTATCGACCGGCATAAGATTACCGAGAAAGAGATGGATGAAGGAGGACACTCATACTAA
- a CDS encoding D-2-hydroxyacid dehydrogenase has translation MKIVVLDGYAANPGDLSWEGMKVLGECTIYDRTAPEEVLERAAGAEAILTNKVIINADHMAALPELKYIGVLATGYNVVDTAAAKERGIVVTNIPSYSTASVAQMVFAHILNITQQVQHHSEEVHKGRWTNNKDFCFWDTPLMELREKKIGLVGLGNTGYTTARVAIGFGMQVYALTSKSHFQLPPEIKKMDLDQLFKECDIISLHCPLTPETREMVNARRLAMMKPTAILINTGRGPLINEQDLADALNSGKIYAAGVDVLSTEPPCADNPLLTAKNCYITPHIAWATIEARERLMNIAISNLQAYISGKPENVVNK, from the coding sequence ATGAAGATTGTAGTTTTAGACGGCTATGCCGCCAATCCCGGAGATTTATCCTGGGAAGGTATGAAAGTTCTTGGAGAATGTACAATTTATGATCGTACAGCTCCGGAAGAGGTATTAGAACGTGCAGCCGGTGCAGAAGCAATTCTGACTAACAAGGTAATCATCAATGCAGACCACATGGCTGCACTGCCCGAACTGAAATATATCGGTGTATTGGCTACCGGATACAACGTGGTAGACACAGCTGCTGCCAAAGAACGGGGAATCGTCGTTACTAATATCCCTTCATACAGCACCGCTTCCGTTGCTCAAATGGTATTTGCACATATCCTGAACATCACTCAACAAGTGCAACACCACTCTGAAGAAGTGCACAAAGGTCGTTGGACAAACAACAAGGATTTCTGTTTTTGGGATACTCCGTTGATGGAACTTCGGGAAAAGAAAATCGGTCTGGTAGGACTGGGAAACACCGGATATACCACAGCACGTGTTGCTATCGGTTTCGGTATGCAAGTGTACGCATTGACTTCTAAATCTCACTTCCAGTTGCCACCGGAAATCAAGAAGATGGATTTGGATCAATTGTTCAAAGAATGCGATATTATCAGTTTGCACTGCCCGCTTACCCCGGAGACACGCGAAATGGTTAATGCACGCCGTCTTGCTATGATGAAGCCGACAGCCATCTTAATCAATACCGGTCGCGGACCGCTTATCAACGAACAAGATCTTGCAGATGCTTTGAATAGCGGTAAGATTTATGCAGCCGGCGTAGACGTGCTTTCTACCGAACCGCCTTGTGCCGACAATCCATTGCTGACAGCGAAGAACTGCTACATCACTCCGCACATTGCCTGGGCAACCATAGAGGCTCGCGAACGTCTGATGAATATTGCAATCAGTAACCTTCAGGCTTACATTTCTGGCAAACCGGAAAATGTAGTCAATAAATAA
- a CDS encoding replication-associated recombination protein A has translation MQPLAERLRPKTLDDYIGQKHLVGPGAILRKMIDAGRISSFILWGPPGVGKTTLAQIIANKLETPFYTLSAVTSGVKDVREVIERAKSNRFFSQSSPILFIDEIHRFSKSQQDSLLGAVENGTVTLIGATTENPSFEVIRPLLSRCQLYVLKSLEKEDLLELLQRAITTDSVLKERKIELKETTAMLRFSGGDARKLLNILELVVQSETEETVVITDEMVTERLQQNPLAYDKDGEMHYDIISAFIKSIRGSDPDGAIYWLARMVEGGEDPAFIARRLVISAAEDIGLANPNALLLANACFDTLMKIGWPEGRIPLAETTIYLATSPKSNSAYSAINDALELVRSTGNLPVPLHLRNAPTKLMKQLGYGQEYKYAHSYEGNFVKQQFLPDELKDKRIWQPQNNPAEQKHTERMIQLWGDKFKK, from the coding sequence ATGCAACCACTAGCAGAACGGTTACGGCCAAAAACTTTGGATGATTATATCGGTCAGAAACATTTAGTTGGACCGGGGGCTATCTTGCGGAAGATGATTGACGCAGGACGCATCTCTTCGTTTATTCTCTGGGGACCTCCCGGAGTGGGTAAAACAACCCTTGCGCAAATCATTGCCAACAAACTGGAAACTCCTTTCTATACGTTAAGTGCCGTAACTTCCGGTGTGAAGGATGTGCGCGAAGTAATAGAACGTGCCAAAAGCAACCGTTTCTTTTCACAGTCCAGCCCGATTCTGTTTATCGATGAAATCCATCGGTTCAGCAAGTCGCAACAGGATTCTCTGTTGGGAGCGGTAGAGAACGGAACAGTCACGCTGATTGGCGCAACAACGGAGAATCCGTCGTTTGAGGTCATCCGCCCTCTCCTGTCCCGTTGCCAGCTTTATGTGCTCAAATCTTTGGAGAAGGAAGACTTATTGGAACTTCTGCAACGTGCCATCACTACGGATTCCGTATTGAAGGAGCGCAAAATTGAATTGAAAGAAACAACGGCTATGCTGCGCTTCTCCGGTGGAGACGCCCGCAAGCTGCTTAATATATTGGAACTCGTTGTTCAATCGGAAACGGAAGAGACTGTCGTCATCACCGATGAAATGGTGACCGAACGGTTGCAACAGAATCCGCTGGCATACGACAAGGATGGGGAAATGCATTATGACATTATCTCCGCTTTCATCAAATCTATTCGTGGCAGCGATCCCGATGGAGCGATCTACTGGCTTGCCCGTATGGTGGAAGGAGGCGAAGATCCTGCTTTCATTGCCCGCCGACTGGTGATTTCGGCTGCCGAGGACATTGGTTTGGCAAACCCGAACGCACTGCTTCTCGCTAACGCCTGCTTTGATACATTGATGAAAATCGGCTGGCCCGAAGGACGGATCCCTTTAGCTGAAACAACGATTTACCTGGCTACCAGTCCGAAGAGTAATTCGGCATACAGTGCGATCAATGACGCACTGGAGTTAGTCCGTTCAACCGGCAATCTGCCTGTCCCCTTACATCTGCGCAATGCTCCGACTAAACTGATGAAGCAATTGGGCTACGGACAGGAATATAAATATGCACACAGCTATGAAGGTAACTTTGTCAAACAACAATTCCTTCCGGACGAACTGAAAGACAAACGGATATGGCAACCGCAAAACAATCCGGCAGAGCAGAAGCATACCGAACGGATGATACAGTTGTGGGGAGACAAATTTAAAAAATGA
- a CDS encoding DUF5686 and carboxypeptidase-like regulatory domain-containing protein, with product MIQRYNKILILFLLVLVASNAFAQQIKGVVTDSVTHEPLMYISVYYQEKRDMGTITNIDGEYSLEARRNGGTLVFSAVGYISKTVRVGSNNQTVNVKLAPDNVLLNEVVVKPQKEKYSRKNNPAVEFMKKVIEHKKAQVLEVNEYYQYDKYEKMKMSINDLTPEKLEKGIYKKYSFLRDQVEVSETTNKLILPISVQETSSQTIYRKNPENKKTIIKGKNSNGIEEFFSTGDMLGTVLKDVFADINIYDDDIRLLQQRFVSPIGNNAISFYKYYLMDTLMVNKRECVHLTFVPQNSQDFGFTGHLYVLNDSTYAVQKCTMNLPKKTGVNFVNRMDITQQYEQLPNGNWVLADDDMTVDLSWNSNKTAGGLQVERTTKYSNYKFDPIEQRLFRLKGSVIKEADMLSKSDEYWASVRQVPLTKKESSMDIFVNRLEQIPGFKYIIFGAKALIENFVETGSKGHPSKVDIGPINTMISSNYIDGTRFRLSGMTTAHFDKHWFLSGYGAYGLKDERWKYSGTVTYSFNKRDYVVWEFPKHYLSATYSYDVMSPMDKFLFTDKDNIFLSVKTTTVDQMSYMRDATINYELETLTGFGVKAMLRHRNDEPTGKLEYLRNDAAQTRVHDVTTSEASLTLRYAPGESFVNSKQRRVPVSLDAPIFTLTHAMGFKGVLGGDYNFNRTEASVWKRFWLPASWGKIDCSVKAGAEWNTVPFPLLILPEANLSYITQRETFNLINNMEFLNDRYASMSLSYDMNGKLFNRIPLIKNLKWREMFRVRALWGTLTDKNNPFKSNNPDLFRFPTRDGKFTSFVMDPKVPYVEASVGIYNIFKLLHVEYVHRFTYRDNPGINKNGIRFMVLMVF from the coding sequence ATGATACAACGATATAACAAAATACTTATACTGTTCTTACTCGTATTGGTAGCTTCCAATGCTTTTGCGCAGCAAATTAAAGGGGTAGTCACTGATTCGGTTACCCACGAGCCATTGATGTATATTTCTGTTTACTACCAGGAAAAGAGAGATATGGGTACCATCACCAATATTGACGGAGAATACAGTCTTGAAGCCCGCAGAAACGGAGGAACACTGGTGTTCTCCGCTGTAGGTTATATCAGTAAAACGGTTCGGGTTGGTTCCAACAATCAGACAGTGAACGTTAAGTTAGCTCCGGACAATGTGCTTCTGAACGAGGTTGTCGTGAAACCTCAAAAGGAGAAATATTCCCGCAAAAACAATCCGGCAGTGGAATTCATGAAGAAGGTAATCGAACACAAAAAGGCACAAGTCCTCGAAGTGAACGAGTACTATCAGTACGACAAGTACGAGAAGATGAAAATGTCTATCAACGACCTCACACCGGAAAAGCTCGAAAAAGGTATCTACAAGAAATATTCATTTTTAAGAGATCAGGTGGAAGTGTCGGAAACAACCAATAAGTTGATTCTCCCTATTTCCGTACAGGAAACGTCGTCGCAAACCATCTACCGCAAAAATCCCGAAAACAAGAAAACGATTATCAAAGGCAAGAACTCAAATGGTATAGAAGAATTCTTCTCTACAGGAGATATGCTCGGCACCGTACTGAAAGACGTATTTGCCGACATCAATATCTACGATGATGATATCCGGTTGCTCCAACAGCGTTTCGTTAGTCCGATCGGTAACAATGCCATCTCATTTTATAAATATTATCTGATGGATACATTGATGGTAAACAAACGCGAATGTGTCCACCTTACTTTTGTTCCGCAAAACTCGCAGGACTTCGGATTCACCGGACATCTGTATGTATTGAACGATTCTACTTATGCCGTTCAGAAATGTACGATGAACCTGCCTAAAAAGACCGGAGTCAACTTTGTCAACCGCATGGACATCACGCAACAGTATGAGCAACTGCCCAACGGCAACTGGGTATTGGCGGATGATGACATGACCGTAGACCTTTCCTGGAATTCCAACAAAACAGCGGGTGGATTGCAGGTGGAACGAACCACGAAATATAGTAATTATAAATTTGATCCTATCGAACAACGACTGTTCCGGTTGAAAGGCAGCGTGATAAAAGAAGCGGATATGCTCTCGAAAAGCGATGAGTATTGGGCGAGTGTCCGTCAAGTACCATTGACAAAGAAAGAAAGTTCGATGGACATATTCGTCAACCGTCTCGAACAGATTCCGGGATTCAAATACATCATCTTCGGAGCGAAAGCGCTGATTGAAAATTTTGTGGAGACAGGAAGCAAAGGACATCCGAGCAAAGTGGACATCGGTCCTATCAACACCATGATTTCGAGCAATTACATTGACGGTACCCGTTTCCGGTTGAGCGGTATGACTACGGCTCATTTCGACAAGCACTGGTTCTTGAGCGGATACGGAGCGTACGGTCTGAAAGACGAACGCTGGAAATATAGCGGAACGGTGACCTATTCGTTCAACAAACGCGATTATGTGGTTTGGGAGTTCCCGAAACATTATCTTTCGGCAACGTACAGTTATGACGTAATGTCTCCGATGGACAAATTCCTGTTTACGGATAAAGATAATATCTTCCTGTCGGTCAAGACAACGACAGTAGACCAAATGTCGTATATGCGCGACGCCACCATCAATTATGAACTCGAAACGCTGACCGGATTCGGAGTGAAAGCCATGTTGCGCCACCGTAACGACGAGCCTACCGGCAAACTGGAATACCTGCGCAATGATGCCGCACAAACCCGTGTGCACGATGTCACAACTTCCGAAGCAAGTCTGACACTACGTTACGCACCGGGCGAATCATTTGTCAATTCCAAGCAACGCCGCGTGCCTGTGTCGCTGGACGCTCCTATCTTTACGCTCACTCATGCTATGGGTTTCAAAGGCGTATTGGGTGGGGATTACAACTTTAACCGTACGGAAGCAAGTGTGTGGAAACGTTTCTGGCTCCCGGCTTCTTGGGGAAAGATTGATTGCAGCGTGAAAGCAGGCGCAGAATGGAACACGGTTCCTTTCCCGTTGTTAATCCTGCCGGAGGCCAACTTGTCCTACATCACCCAGCGCGAAACATTCAACTTGATCAATAACATGGAATTCCTGAACGACCGTTATGCTTCCATGTCATTATCATACGACATGAATGGAAAACTCTTCAACCGTATTCCTCTCATCAAGAACCTGAAATGGAGGGAAATGTTCCGTGTACGTGCTTTGTGGGGGACATTGACGGACAAGAATAATCCGTTCAAGAGCAACAATCCCGATTTGTTCCGTTTCCCGACACGCGACGGTAAGTTCACCAGTTTCGTGATGGACCCGAAAGTGCCGTATGTCGAAGCAAGTGTAGGTATCTACAACATTTTCAAGTTGCTGCACGTCGAATATGTACATCGTTTCACTTATCGTGATAATCCGGGTATCAACAAAAACGGTATCCGCTTCATGGTATTAATGGTATTCTAA
- the wecB gene encoding non-hydrolyzing UDP-N-acetylglucosamine 2-epimerase has product MKITIVAGARPNFMKIAPITRAIEAARALGKSISYRLVYTGRKDDTSLDASLFSDLDMKAPDVYLGVESSNPTTLTAGIMVAFEQELTENPAHVVLVVDDLTATMSCAIVAKKQGIKVAHLVAGTRSFDMKMPKEVNRMITDGLSDYLFTAGMVANRNLNQTGTESENVYYVGNILIDAIRYNRNRLLKPIWFSVLGLQEGNYLLFTLNRRVLLGNKENLRQLMKTIIDKSAGMPIVAPLHTYVRNAIKDLDIEAPNLHIMPPQNYLFFGYLINKAKGIITDSGNVAEEATFLGIPCITLNTYAEHPETWRTGTNELVGEDPALLAKTMDTLMHGEWKRGELPERWDGRTAERIVQILTSK; this is encoded by the coding sequence ATGAAAATAACAATTGTTGCGGGGGCACGCCCCAATTTTATGAAGATAGCTCCCATTACACGCGCTATTGAAGCCGCACGGGCGCTGGGTAAAAGTATCTCTTACCGACTGGTTTATACAGGAAGGAAAGACGATACAAGTCTGGACGCTTCTCTCTTTTCGGATCTCGACATGAAAGCTCCCGATGTTTATCTGGGAGTGGAAAGCAGTAATCCAACGACTTTGACAGCCGGAATCATGGTAGCCTTCGAACAGGAACTGACGGAGAATCCGGCACACGTAGTCCTTGTGGTAGACGACCTGACCGCAACCATGAGTTGTGCCATCGTTGCCAAGAAACAAGGTATCAAGGTAGCGCATCTCGTAGCCGGAACCCGCTCTTTCGATATGAAAATGCCGAAAGAAGTCAACCGTATGATTACAGACGGACTATCCGACTATCTGTTCACAGCCGGCATGGTTGCCAACCGCAACCTGAACCAAACGGGAACGGAAAGCGAAAACGTATATTATGTAGGCAACATTCTGATTGATGCCATCCGCTACAACCGGAACCGCTTGCTCAAACCGATATGGTTCTCCGTCCTGGGACTGCAAGAAGGAAATTATCTCCTATTTACTCTCAACCGCCGTGTATTACTTGGCAATAAGGAGAATCTACGTCAGCTGATGAAAACAATCATCGACAAGTCTGCCGGTATGCCTATCGTCGCACCGCTGCACACCTACGTGCGCAACGCCATCAAAGACTTGGACATCGAAGCCCCGAATCTCCATATTATGCCGCCACAGAACTACCTGTTCTTCGGTTATCTGATAAACAAGGCGAAAGGAATCATAACAGATTCGGGAAACGTAGCCGAAGAAGCGACATTCCTGGGTATTCCTTGTATCACGCTCAACACGTATGCCGAACATCCGGAAACGTGGCGCACGGGAACCAACGAACTTGTCGGAGAAGATCCTGCCCTACTTGCCAAAACAATGGATACGTTGATGCACGGTGAGTGGAAACGCGGCGAACTTCCCGAACGTTGGGACGGACGTACCGCAGAGCGTATTGTACAGATACTTACGAGCAAATAA
- a CDS encoding trimeric intracellular cation channel family protein, which translates to MPTFVQILDFIGTFAFAISGIRLASAKRFDWFGAYVVGLATAIGGGTIRDVLLDVTPGWMTDPIYLICTGLALLWVICFGRWLIRLNNTFFIFDTIGLALFTVVGVGKSIALGYPFWVAIIMGSITGAAGGVIRDVFINEIPLIFRKEIYAMACVVGGIAYWICDLAGMESYVCQLVGGSAVFLTRILAVKYHICLPILKGGEEPEE; encoded by the coding sequence ATGCCCACATTCGTTCAAATTCTTGATTTTATAGGCACATTTGCCTTTGCTATTAGTGGTATCCGGCTAGCTTCGGCGAAACGTTTCGACTGGTTCGGCGCTTATGTGGTAGGACTTGCTACGGCTATCGGCGGTGGTACTATCCGTGATGTACTGCTCGACGTGACACCGGGATGGATGACTGACCCTATCTATCTGATTTGTACAGGACTGGCTTTGTTATGGGTCATCTGTTTCGGACGCTGGCTCATCCGGCTCAATAATACTTTCTTCATTTTCGATACCATCGGTCTGGCACTGTTTACCGTGGTAGGTGTAGGCAAGAGTATTGCTTTGGGTTATCCTTTTTGGGTGGCGATTATCATGGGTAGCATTACGGGAGCGGCCGGTGGAGTGATTCGTGACGTATTTATCAATGAAATACCTCTCATCTTCCGAAAAGAGATTTACGCAATGGCTTGCGTCGTAGGCGGTATTGCATATTGGATTTGCGATCTCGCAGGTATGGAGTCCTACGTCTGCCAGTTGGTTGGCGGATCAGCCGTGTTTCTGACTCGCATCTTAGCTGTAAAATATCACATCTGCCTGCCTATATTAAAAGGTGGTGAAGAGCCGGAAGAATAA
- a CDS encoding DUF4251 domain-containing protein, with protein sequence MRTKKQIFMLLLALLVGIPTLSAQSKKEKKEQKKEAVKKLIESENYKIDVNTAMPMRGRSVPLTSSYSLEIRNDSVISYLPYYGRAYSIPYGGGDGLNFKAVLKEYSMEMDKKGNAVIKFIARNPEDRYEYRVKVFPNGSASIDVNMQNRQSISFQGELYIKEEK encoded by the coding sequence ATGAGAACGAAGAAACAAATCTTTATGCTGTTACTAGCCTTGCTAGTGGGCATCCCTACCCTTTCGGCTCAAAGTAAAAAAGAAAAGAAAGAACAGAAGAAAGAAGCCGTAAAGAAGCTGATTGAATCTGAAAACTACAAGATAGATGTCAACACCGCCATGCCGATGCGCGGACGCTCCGTCCCTTTGACATCTTCCTACTCACTGGAAATCAGAAACGATTCGGTCATTTCTTATCTGCCTTATTATGGACGGGCTTACAGCATCCCCTATGGCGGAGGCGACGGGCTTAATTTTAAAGCTGTGCTCAAAGAATACAGTATGGAAATGGATAAGAAAGGAAATGCGGTCATCAAGTTTATCGCACGCAATCCCGAAGACAGGTATGAATACAGAGTCAAAGTCTTCCCCAATGGTTCGGCAAGCATCGATGTCAATATGCAAAACCGTCAGTCCATTAGTTTTCAGGGGGAACTGTATATAAAGGAAGAGAAGTAA
- a CDS encoding M48 family metallopeptidase yields MQYVGIQTQQSRNNLRSAFLLFLFPCLVAALLYLSCYLLVLFGYGKSMEIEIMPMVNHFFLSSLPYTMGIVIIWFLIAYWANTNIINSATGSKPLDRIKNKRVYNLVENLCMSQGMKMPKINIIYDSSLNAFASGINERTYTVTLSEGIIKKLNDEELEAVIAHELSHIRNRDVRLLIISIVFVGIFSMLTEITLYTITHIRVRSNSKGSGGIFLFILVALVIAAIGYLFSSLMRFAISRKREYMADAGSAEMTKNPLALASALRKISADPAIEAVERKDVAQLFIQNPKKKSKSIFSGINGLFATHPPIEKRIEILEQF; encoded by the coding sequence ATGCAATACGTCGGAATCCAAACACAGCAGAGCCGGAATAATCTGCGCTCTGCATTTCTATTATTCCTGTTTCCTTGTCTTGTGGCAGCACTCCTCTATCTATCCTGCTACCTGTTGGTTCTTTTTGGATACGGAAAGAGTATGGAAATAGAAATAATGCCAATGGTCAATCATTTCTTCCTCTCTTCATTGCCATACACCATGGGGATCGTAATCATCTGGTTTCTGATTGCCTACTGGGCCAACACAAACATTATCAATTCTGCCACCGGCTCCAAGCCGCTGGATCGTATAAAGAATAAGCGCGTTTACAACCTGGTGGAAAACCTATGTATGTCTCAAGGCATGAAGATGCCGAAAATCAATATCATCTATGACAGTTCTCTGAATGCATTTGCAAGCGGCATCAACGAGCGCACATACACTGTTACCCTCTCGGAAGGTATCATCAAAAAACTGAATGATGAAGAACTGGAAGCAGTGATTGCGCATGAGCTAAGCCATATCCGCAACCGTGACGTGCGTTTGCTGATTATATCCATCGTCTTTGTCGGTATCTTCTCCATGCTGACAGAAATCACCTTGTATACCATTACTCACATACGTGTACGCAGCAACAGCAAAGGTAGTGGCGGCATTTTTCTTTTCATTCTAGTCGCTTTAGTGATAGCTGCCATCGGTTATCTTTTCTCAAGCCTGATGCGTTTTGCCATTTCACGCAAACGCGAATATATGGCAGACGCAGGGTCGGCAGAAATGACGAAGAATCCGTTGGCACTGGCCAGCGCTCTCCGCAAAATATCGGCAGATCCTGCCATCGAGGCAGTAGAGAGGAAAGACGTGGCGCAATTATTTATACAGAATCCTAAAAAGAAATCGAAAAGTATATTCAGCGGAATCAACGGATTGTTTGCCACTCATCCTCCCATTGAAAAACGAATTGAAATACTGGAACAGTTCTAA
- a CDS encoding LemA family protein, with protein sequence MTILIIVGIIVLLGIIFASMYNSLVKLRNNRENAFADIDVQLKQRHDLIPQLVDTVKGYAAHEKETLDRVIQARNGAVSAKTIDDKIAAENQLSSALAGLKITLEAYPDLKANQNFLQLQEEIADVENKLAAVRRYFNSATKEYNNAVQTFPSNIVAGMTGFQREIMFDLGKNERANLDQAPKISF encoded by the coding sequence ATGACCATACTTATTATTGTAGGGATTATTGTATTGCTAGGAATCATCTTTGCTTCCATGTACAACTCATTAGTGAAATTGAGAAACAATCGTGAAAACGCGTTCGCCGACATCGATGTTCAGTTAAAGCAACGTCATGATCTCATTCCCCAACTGGTAGACACCGTGAAAGGATATGCCGCACACGAAAAGGAAACGCTCGACCGAGTGATTCAGGCACGTAACGGTGCAGTCAGCGCAAAAACAATCGATGATAAGATAGCTGCCGAAAACCAGTTAAGCTCTGCTCTTGCAGGATTGAAAATCACTCTCGAGGCTTATCCCGATTTGAAGGCTAATCAGAATTTCTTGCAATTACAGGAAGAAATTGCCGACGTAGAGAATAAACTGGCTGCTGTGCGCCGCTACTTCAACTCGGCAACCAAAGAATATAATAACGCTGTGCAGACATTCCCGTCGAATATAGTAGCAGGAATGACCGGATTCCAAAGAGAAATCATGTTCGACCTGGGGAAGAACGAACGTGCGAATCTGGATCAGGCACCTAAAATTAGTTTCTAA
- a CDS encoding RNA polymerase sigma factor: protein MKSLSFRKDLIGVQEELLRFAYKLTANREEANDLLQETSLKALDNEEKYVPDTNFKGWMYTIMRNIFINNYRKVVRDQTFVDQTDNYYHLNLPQDSGFESTEGAYDLKEMHRIVNALPREYKIPFSMHVSGFKYREIAEKLGLPLGTVKSRIFFTRQRLQQELKDFV from the coding sequence ATGAAAAGTTTAAGTTTCAGAAAAGATTTAATTGGAGTACAGGAAGAGTTGCTTCGTTTTGCTTATAAATTAACGGCCAACCGTGAAGAAGCAAATGATTTATTGCAGGAAACATCTTTAAAAGCATTAGATAATGAGGAAAAATATGTACCGGACACAAATTTCAAAGGATGGATGTACACTATCATGCGTAACATCTTTATTAATAACTACCGCAAAGTAGTACGCGATCAAACTTTTGTTGATCAAACCGATAATTATTATCACTTAAATCTGCCACAAGATTCAGGATTTGAAAGTACGGAAGGTGCTTACGACCTGAAAGAAATGCACCGCATCGTCAACGCACTCCCCCGGGAGTATAAGATTCCTTTCTCTATGCACGTATCAGGTTTTAAATACCGAGAAATCGCAGAGAAATTAGGATTACCATTAGGCACCGTGAAGAGCCGCATATTCTTCACACGCCAACGTTTACAACAGGAATTGAAAGATTTTGTATAA